The following are encoded together in the Humulus lupulus chromosome 5, drHumLupu1.1, whole genome shotgun sequence genome:
- the LOC133779737 gene encoding uncharacterized protein LOC133779737: MEGLRSLVQKWEWKNRNEANGTFTQVTIDVETVLRENFVRAITFQVFPVNTILYQVVVEDKGNFLVNLIEKTCECNRFQQDEIPCAHAIAIFAKTQLKTYDYVADYYKTTTMKATYESAVHPLPNESEWKLLETLDKISLPPKTRKPPG; this comes from the exons ATGGAGGGCCTTCGAAGTTTAGTTCAAAAATGGGAATGGAAAAATAGAAACGAAGCAAATGGAACATTCACACAAGTAACAATAGATGTTGAAACTGTGCTTAGAGAAAATTTTGTTCGAGCCATTACATTTCAG GTCTTTCCAGTCAACACCATACTGTACCAAGTTGTGGTAGAAGACAAAGGAAATTTCCTGGTAAACCTAATTGAGAAAACATGTGAGTGCAACAGGTTCCAACAAGATGAAATACCATGTGCACATGCAATAGCGATATTTGCAAAAACACAACTGAAAACATATGATTATGTTGCTGATTACTACAAAACTACAACTATGAAAGCAACATATGAGTCAGCTGTTCATCCCCTGCCAAATGAAAGTGAATGGAAACTACTAGAGACTTTAGACAAAATTTCCCTACCACCAAAAACAAGAAAACCACCAGGTTGA